Proteins encoded in a region of the Methylobacterium radiotolerans JCM 2831 genome:
- a CDS encoding phasin: MSNPPNYEVPAEMRDFAEKSVEQARKAFDSFIGAARRTADTVQGSAELARSNALDASSRGFEYAEQNVNAAFDLAQKLVRSRDMQEAMQHQAEFVRSQFAAIQAQAKEFSGLAQSAMQQGAERAKSAMQQGADEARKAMEQGQDAAKQTAQNAQDAAERASH, encoded by the coding sequence ATGAGCAACCCCCCGAACTACGAAGTTCCGGCCGAGATGCGCGACTTCGCCGAGAAGAGCGTCGAGCAGGCCCGCAAGGCGTTCGACAGCTTCATCGGCGCCGCCCGCCGCACCGCCGACACGGTGCAGGGTTCGGCCGAACTGGCCCGCTCGAACGCGCTGGACGCCTCCTCCCGCGGCTTCGAATATGCCGAGCAGAACGTGAACGCGGCTTTCGACCTCGCCCAGAAGCTGGTCCGCTCCAGGGACATGCAGGAGGCGATGCAGCATCAGGCCGAGTTCGTCCGCAGCCAGTTCGCCGCCATCCAGGCGCAGGCGAAAGAGTTCAGCGGCCTCGCGCAGAGCGCGATGCAGCAGGGCGCCGAACGCGCCAAGTCGGCGATGCAGCAGGGCGCCGACGAGGCACGCAAGGCCATGGAGCAGGGCCAGGACGCCGCCAAGCAGACGGCTCAGAACGCCCAGGACGCCGCCGAGCGCGCCTCGCACTGA
- a CDS encoding L,D-transpeptidase, with the protein MKTTVTALAALLGVSVLAATPVLAASSYDPFGTDNADEYYSDQGQYGYQGTYAPGYGQGVQAAPQAQVQPIPREIVAFNGPYAPGTIVVSTAERRLYYVLGNGEAIRYGVGVGRPGFSWSGTNKITAKREWPSWTPPKAMIARRPDLPRYMAGGIENPLGARAMYIGSTEYRIHGSNEPDTIGQAVSSGCIRMTNEDVTDLYDRVKVGAKVVVLN; encoded by the coding sequence ATGAAGACCACGGTCACCGCACTCGCCGCGCTCCTCGGCGTGTCTGTTCTTGCCGCCACGCCCGTTCTCGCCGCCTCGTCGTACGATCCCTTCGGCACGGACAATGCCGACGAGTACTACTCCGATCAGGGACAGTACGGTTACCAGGGCACTTACGCCCCGGGCTACGGCCAGGGCGTGCAGGCCGCGCCGCAGGCGCAGGTCCAGCCGATCCCCCGTGAGATCGTGGCGTTCAACGGACCCTACGCGCCCGGCACGATCGTGGTCTCCACCGCCGAGCGGCGCCTGTACTACGTGCTCGGCAACGGCGAGGCGATCCGCTACGGCGTCGGCGTCGGCCGTCCGGGCTTCAGCTGGAGCGGCACCAACAAGATCACCGCCAAGCGCGAGTGGCCGTCGTGGACGCCCCCGAAGGCCATGATCGCCCGTCGTCCCGACCTGCCGCGCTACATGGCGGGCGGCATCGAGAACCCCCTCGGCGCCCGAGCCATGTATATCGGCAGCACTGAGTACCGCATTCACGGCTCCAACGAGCCGGACACGATCGGTCAGGCGGTGTCGTCGGGCTGCATCCGGATGACGAACGAGGACGTCACCGACCTGTACGACCGCGTGAAGGTCGGCGCCAAGGTCGTCGTCCTGAACTGA